DNA sequence from the Peptoniphilus sp. GNH genome:
ATGAATGATTTTATCAAATTATTTTTAGGGGGATTGAAATTCAGACTGAGATGGGCTCATTTTCATTTTGCTTGGAAAATGGTTTAGTTTTATTTCTGCTGAAGTATATTTCTAGGAGGTAGATTTTATGATTTTACCGATGGCACCAATAATGGCTAAACTAGAAATAGTCAAGGTGAAGGAAAAAACAAACGACCCGTCTGTTCACAGACACCTAGTTAACCTGGGTTTTGTGGAAGGTGCAGATATAAAAGTCGTTAGTGAGACCAACGGCAATCTTATTGTCCTTGTGAAAGATTCAAGGGTAGCGATCGGCAAGGATCTTGCGAAACGAATTCAAGTTAAGATCAAAGGAGATGAGTAAATGACTTTGAAAAGCACAGAGGTTGGCTCAACCTACAAAGTCGTAAAAATTCTTGGTGCAGGCCCTTTGAAAAGAAGGATCATGGACATGGGAATAACTAAGGGAACTGAATTTTATGTAAGAAAGGTAGCTCCTCTTGGAGATCCTGTTCAAATATCC
Encoded proteins:
- a CDS encoding ferrous iron transport protein A, with amino-acid sequence MILPMAPIMAKLEIVKVKEKTNDPSVHRHLVNLGFVEGADIKVVSETNGNLIVLVKDSRVAIGKDLAKRIQVKIKGDE
- a CDS encoding ferrous iron transport protein A translates to MTLKSTEVGSTYKVVKILGAGPLKRRIMDMGITKGTEFYVRKVAPLGDPVQISLRDYELSIRKEDAELIEIEKVGA